The window CCTTTCTTGAATGTATATAAACTTCCCTCATAATAATGGGTCGTTGATTGTGTCATTTGAGCTTAATTAGTTTATGTTAGTTGTTATTGTTTCagaaacattattattattattattattattattattattattattattattattattattattataataagaCATTTAATCaagtcatatatatatatatgcacaaCATGTATTACTATTACATAAATAGAAACAATTAACGATACGAATGAAGAACGTATACATATAATCAAAGACATAACAGATACGGTGCTTACCAAAAATATTCATTGATTACTATTATtgaacttatttttattttgcgtATTTAATTATGCATGAGAAACAACAAATAGTACTAGCTATATCTAGTATTCTACCATAAATAACatggaaacatttttttataaattctcGGCATTTGTTtgattccattttttaaagaggcggtataaaatttttgttcttttcaaGTTTTGGTACTTTtccatgaaattaaaattgacttaaaatattacaaactTTACGATGTGTTATAAATATGAatgtttcaaataaaacaaaaaattaaaacaaagaaGCGTATTTCAGTAATGTATTGAATACTGTAATCATGTAATCACTAGTACAATATTATTCAAAAACCTTGCTGGGGAAAAATGGGTCCTCATTGTCagaaatttgggcttccacatgactaatttaatgtgtatggctatctttcaattgcccaattaaagtgatccaataaagattaaagtttgggctaaagtgtatttaattgttatggaaataagtgtagataccataaagtgattttctatttgatgagggaccgaatagaaaataaaggggtttatatttaatataaatataagctagggttatggtcccagacgtcagaagaacattcgatatctctgtattctctcggcagactattgcgaagaatgtctctgatcgtttggaagatccatagccgctgCAAAGCAAAAAGCAATTCCACCGTTCAATTCTAGATggatcaaggtacgcttccgctTTATAGTTTATGCTCCTTCTCCGTCGTTCTCGGTTGATCATCATAGAGAGCTTTAAGtaattgttcattcaattattccaacaCTCATTGCAGTCATTCCAttcattttactttctttacgatatttttaaatggtgAATTAAGCAATTGAGGTGaggaataatttaattattcaaataataataatatacatgAATGAATGTAATAAAcatttagataaataatttaatgcaTTTCACAAACAAGTGTTTTTATATAAGTTTAATGCAagtattaaatttcatataaaaaaatgattagcgtttataatttgttgtttCTATTTCAATAATACTATATGCTATAATCGATTATATCATTAACCACAtcattcataataataataacaacgATGATAATGCTCACATAATTATAAACCTAAGCTCGGATTAGGATTGCGTTTAGTCATCAACTCGTCATTGTATAATCCCAGTTGGGCTTTGAATCATTAAGCCCAATCTCTCGAAATAAATCCCTAAAGTCAACAATGAATCCCAACCATtctatagaatatatatatgccAATTTTCGAGAATGATAAAAAGAttgataatgaaataattggtaaagtatgaAAAGGATTAAAAGATCGGTGACTTGGAACATTGTTAAATAGAACTAAGTACACGCCAATTTTCCAACTAAATTTATGctattttttcaattgaataGATACTCGATTATTTAGAGACAgtaaaaactaattatatatgtactaaTTTTTCAGTTAAATCTAATTggtttttcaattaattagatAAGGCTGgtactttatttcttcaattatttaatttggaattgcatatttagaaatttataatACTGGTTTTAGATCTgtgaattataatttgatttattgatttcGAATATCAATAGTTAGAAATTTGGATTGTGATTTGTGTGAAtttgagaatatatatatagagttattGAATCTTTGGTCATTACAATTTGTCAACAAGTGCACGtgtaaaaattgtaaaaaaattataatataggattaaatattttaatattattcttctttttagtTTCAACACCAGTTAAATTGGGTTTTTGATTCCATCACATCATAGTACTACATCATTACAaaaagatgattttgattgattagCCTATTTAGCACGGGCGAATTTCAAGTTGATCTAAAACACTCAACGTTTTCAGTTTGTTGTTAATTAAGTGTTAGtgtgtttttaaatattaatcaaatactccgtattaaaattcattgtACTCCATCtatcccataatagatgtcacacttataaatatgaagaacataaagaaaatatttcgAGTTGATTTCTACAACTACCTTCTTTTTCAGATTATAAACACCCTGGAATCCGCACATTTCAAATGGAACGATCAATCTCTACATGAATGAATCGGCATTCTTTTCTTGTGAAATGACACTAAGAAACACACTCAAAATAActgaaaatacaaaacaatGGACAAAAGTATAGGGTGTAATGGAAGACCTGAAGTAAAAATAAGGGAGTAATGAAATTTAtagggagtactagtattgCTTATAAGTGGGCTTGGTAAATGGTAATAGATCTCGGGTTTATTTTAAGAGGTTGGGCCGGAGACGATGGAGTTATTATGGGCTGTGTATTTTACGTTAAAGAATACGATGTAAAGTTGTAAACCATGTAATACACGTACTCCACTCCATGAATCcatcaaccaacaataatTGATagttaattatgtaaataaaagGTAATGTTATaaccgtgcgaatttcaagtcattccAATATAATCAATGCgtgcaaatttcaagtcattgcAATACAATCAACATTTTCGATGTTGCCAACTCTTCTTCTGGaataacacattttttattttaataagaaatgatTTTAATTCATTGGCTTGTCCGCAAAATACCCTATATTGGCTGGTAAACTGATGAGTCTGTTCCATATGGGCTCGCATTTgctcttgatttttttgttattaaccAACTACATTTATTTGTGCATGTTTTACCATGTTTCCTTTTTGTGttgcaaacaaaaaatatgctGCTTAATTTTTACTTCACCGTGCAcaaatatcttaattttaaCTATGAGATATACGGATTTGGGTGGGTGAATCATGGCAAAATTGGGTGTGGGCACCCGTTTTGACAGGCCTAGCTCCATCGTCCCCATCTCACAAGCTCGCCATGTCATGCATCTCCTCGACTGCCCCATCATCCGCAAAGGAGCCGTCCCGATGCTAATTCATCCGGCGTGGTCTTCGTATGCTCCCACCACACCATCCTCGACGCCGTAGGAATTTTGTtgcaaaattgataatgtacgagaaaaaatggttgaagtgatattagtactactaattttcaAGAACGgacaaatatggaaaaaaaaaaacatgactaAATTCGATATGCACGGAGAGTGTCTATAAAAATACACACCTAGGGTAGCACATCGTTTAACAACCACGCCACTAATCATAAGCCAATTTTACTAGAGGAGCTATCGGGTGTATCACCACCAGCTCGTTGAACCGGCACCCATTCCTTAGATTTATCCCTTGTTCTCGAAGAGATTGGTTTCCCATTACCTTCAATACTGACTATCTTAGGAGCTCCGGCGATATTGTTCTTGGAGAATTGGGTTGCAGCTGCTCTAGCGCCAGCAATTGCTGCAACGAGGCTAGGAGGTTTCTCCTCTGCTGAGGCACTTGTGCAACTCGGAAAAGAAGCAAGTGAACCAGGTTTCAGAGAGAACCGGTCTCGTGGATCTGGAAGGGGGAAAGTAACTGGTTGTGGTGCTTTGACGGAAGAGAGACCTCTTACAGCGGCTTCATATATCTACGTGCAGAACGAGATTAAATATGAGGGATCTATAAATATGGAAGAACATAAAGGAAATAATTCGAGTTGATTTCTACAACTACCTTCTTTTCCAGATTATAAACACCCTGGAATCCACGCATTTCAAATGGAACGATCAATCTCTACATGAATGAATCAGCATTCTTATCTTGAGAAATAAGACTAAGAGCCAAAACAATCGACAAAAAAGTATAGGGTGCAATGGAAGACCTGAGGTTTCTCGCAGAGCCAGCAAAAAGCTGTCTGTCCTTCTACTCTGACCTGCAGTAGCAAAATCCCAACtttataaacataaataagaTACATTGATGCATCAAGAGGGACTTACACCAATGATCCCGTTATTGCAGGTAATTGTAAGTAAAAGAACAAGAAGTTTTGGTGATCACCGATGCAGGTATAGCTTCCCAATTTACTAGCTCTTCACAAGTAAGGCAACCTACCACGTCAACACAGCctatggaaaaatgaaatttatggtTACACGATTTCTAGTGGTTTTCAGCATCTAGAAAGGAAGAGGTTTTGGTACTTATTTGACATCATATAAACATAGATTAGGATTAGAAAAATTTAGACGTAAACTAATTTACACTAATGCATCTAATATGCTACCGAGAAGTCTGGAAACCGGGTAATGCTCAGGGAATTTGATATCTGTTACTCCATTCAGTTTGTAGATCTCCCTGTAAAACTCTTCCATAGCTTTGACTGTGTCTGGTTCGGGAACCTTACCCGCTGCATGAATCCACAGCCGTCCTTTGGAAAGAAACAGAAGACAAAGATATTCATGACTCCACTGTAACCATTGTACAAACAATCACATTTGAATATAGACACTATGTAAGTAAAAACAACAACCATTGGACTTGAATACACATGATTCCATGACACATAGGTGTACAAAAAATGGCTTTGGAAATCAAAACGGAGTAGAAACTTAACAGAAACACGACTATATACCTTAATGATCAAAGTAATGACCGATTGCACGAATGATCACAAAGGAACTTAAACCAATGCTGCACCCGAAAAGCCACTAGTTTTTCTAACTTCTCTGTCTCTAAACACATAGGTTGATGTAATTAATCTAAGGTCAAATCAGCTGAAAAGTACTCATTGAAGCTTCCATATGCATCATGATTCCAGATAAATTCATAAACCGAACACTAATTCTCTTCATTCAAGTCGATCAGAGGCATATTGAAAATCGAACTCCTTAGTCTTTCAACCAAGCAATGTCCTAAAGCCCAAATCGAGCAATATCCATAAATTCATTACAATTTCCACCTTGATTGCTATGCACCCTAACTAATCTCACTAcacaaaaatcataaagaCTTAATTTGTCCAACTATAACttgttcaaaaataaaaaagtttactCTTAAAGTCTCAATTGGCACAAAAACTAACATCAAAAGGCTAGAAATCAACTGAAAATGTCTCCTTTTGCTCGATCATGCAAAGCAATACAaccaaaattatcaaaattcaaatctcaacaataaatttttttataagaagCATATAATGAACTAACAGCTAGTACCCACAAATTCAAACTtgataaaaagaagaattaatTGAAAGGGATTTGAATTGTTACCTCGAATTGGAGAGGGCCAAGATCTGCCTTCAATCCGTTTGATGCCATACACAAGCAGAGACGCCCACGGTTGGTGCATTGTTATACATGGGTTTCTGTAATTCGACGACTCCATTCTTCTGCTCGCCATATCTTCGAGTTTTCAGTGAATTTGGACACTGATTTCTTCAATGATTTGAGAGAAGCTGTTGTTTGCAAGTTGGAAGATGAAGTGAtggttttttttccttttacaaTCAATGATTCCGATTGGCAAAAGGACTCGTTCTTTCTTTGTTTGCGAGCATAAACTActtgaaattattgaattgattacaatttattatatttattttattagtattattgttGTCAAAATTCGATAAtcagaattattttattatatgaaatCTTAGCATAGAGCAATAGTCAAAAACTTAGAAGAGGATTTCGATCGGAATCGATCCGGTCAAATATACCATGGAAATCGTGTGatataatatggagtatataattttcaaataggttttcaataaaatattatcatttttatttatttaaatatgtttcGCATTATATTGAGGAAtttgaaataacaaaataaaatattagagtaCTGGTATACATctttattgaattcaaaatcaagCATACTTTAGGTAACATTAATTCTCTATAACTTTTATACAcgtcataattttttattgaacgTCCTTCCTTGGCATTATTTGGATTTACAAATTCGattgatcaaaatttaaaataattcattgGTTGGAATCTACCGACTGCCATCTTCCTGGGAGTGGCGACGCCATTTTCAACACTATAAAGAATTGCTAACAAAACAATCAATCCACACACGACCAGGGTTTTGGTTAAACGAAGAAGAAGGGATGAATCAGATGGATTCAGCGGCTTTGGATGATATAATCAATCGATTGCTTGAGGTCAAAGGGAGGCCTGGGAAGCAAGTGCAGCTGTCGGAGTCGGAGATGAGAAAGCTCTGTTTCCATTCCAAAGAGATTTTCCTCCACCAGCCTAATCTTCTTGAGCTTGAAGCCCCCATTAAAATCTGTGGTCCGATTTTCTCCCAAGTTTCGATTTTTGTGTACTCCTTTATTTTGGTTAAAACGAAATGTTGTTTACTGCTGATCGAATTTACTGTCCTATTGATTTGCTAGggttttgtttcattttggGTATTTTTGTGGTGGGTTGACTTGTAGTGAAAGTTGTGATCAGCGTTGACTTTTGAGCTCTAGTTTGGGAATGATTGATTTTATTGGTGTAGGGATGGAATACGTGAAGAGTTTTACTActaaagaaagaaaagcaTTGCTGTTTTAAGCTTTAGCAGTGAACTTAGTTTATGGTGATTACTGTTTGTGAGCGTGGTGTTTGTTTGTGTTGGGAGCTTAGACAGCCAAATACTCCTATCTTACTTGAGTCTGCTTTTATTGTTATGGAATTACTGTGTACTTCTTAAATAGTGGTGTTTGAGTATACAGAGTTGCATATTTGGTTTGTGGTCTTGATTAGGGTGGTTATAGTTTCAGAACAAAATTGGTCTGCGGTTATGAATAATGATGCGAACTAGGATGTTGTGTGCTTAGCTAAACTAGAACCTTGGTTTGCA is drawn from Salvia hispanica cultivar TCC Black 2014 chromosome 6, UniMelb_Shisp_WGS_1.0, whole genome shotgun sequence and contains these coding sequences:
- the LOC125194506 gene encoding activating signal cointegrator 1, which produces MASRRMESSNYRNPCITMHQPWASLLVYGIKRIEGRSWPSPIRGRLWIHAAGKVPEPDTVKAMEEFYREIYKLNGVTDIKFPEHYPVSRLLGCVDVVGCLTCEELVNWEAIPASVRVEGQTAFCWLCEKPQRLIVPFEMRGFQGVYNLEKKIYEAAVRGLSSVKAPQPVTFPLPDPRDRFSLKPGSLASFPSCTSASAEEKPPSLVAAIAGARAAATQFSKNNIAGAPKIVSIEGNGKPISSRTRDKSKEWVPVQRAGGDTPDSSSSKIGL